From the genome of Natrinema marinum:
GCCGACGCTGGTGGCGACGGCCGCCCCGCTCATCCCGTATCGCGGAATGAGGACGAGATTGAGTCCCAGATTGATCACGGCCGCGACGCCGGTTGCGGCGACCGGGTAGCGGAGCGTCCCTTCGCCCTGGGAGATCGCGAGGATCGGCCGTGCGAGCGAGAACCCGAGCGCCCCCGGGAGCAACAACAGCAGGGGTGTTATCGCCGGCTCGGCCTCGGGGCCGAAGTAGATCGGGACGGCAACGTCCGCCAGCGCGGCGAGCCCGACCGCCATGACGGCGGTCAGCAGGAACGTATAGCGCGTCGTCCGGGATGCAAGCTCCGAGATCTCTCCGAACCGGTTTTGCGACCACAGCTCCGACGTGGAGTGGACGAACACCGTCTGGATCGCCATCGGGACGAACCAGAGGAACTCGGCGAGCGTCAGCGCCGCCCGGTAGTTGCCGACCGCCGCATCCGCCCGGAACCGGTGGAGCATGACGATGTCGATGTGATACAGCGACATCAGCAGGAACACCAGCACGATGCTCATCGAGTTGAACGTGAGCAACTGCGTCCGGGGGAACCGCGTCGGTGGGCGGCGAAGCGTACACGATAGCGGGATCCGGCGGTGAACGAGGGCGAGTCCGATGACGGCGACGAGCGTGCTCGCGACCAGATGGCCCGCGAGCGCCCCCAGCACGCCGACGCCGGCGTATGTCAGCGGGATCGCGACCGCGACGAAGCCGACCTTGTCGACGATCTTCAGCGGCTCCGAGTAGCGCTCGAGGCCAAACCCCATGAGCGTCTTGCGGGCGTAATCGCGGAACTGCGCCGTGACGACGAGCGCGGCGAGCACGTAGAAGTAGCCCGACAGTTCGGCGCCGAACGCGCGGCCGACGAGTCCGACCCACGTCGCCAGCACCAGCAACAGCGCGCCGAGGACCGAGAGGAGGACCGCCAGCCGGAAGTAAAAGCCGACGACGTGTTCGCTCCAGTTCGCCGCGGCGCGGTCTTCCGCCAGGAACTTCCGGACGCCATCGGTGATACCGGAGCTGACGAAGATCATGTAGATCGCGAAGATCGACAGCAGGAACGCGTACTCGCCGAACGCCGATGCGCCGAGGAACCGATAGAGGAGCGGCGTCGAGAGGGCCGTGACGACGAGCACGATGAGTTTCGCGCTGACGACCGAGACGACGCCGCTCGCGATACTTCTGTTCACGATTGTTTCCTGTAACGTTCGAGCCGATGGTCGGCAGACCCTATCGACGACGTTCGTTTACCATCCGGCGGACTCACTGTACCGAGACGAGACGACTGGGAGGCGTTATTATACGGGGGTTAAACGGGACGACAAGCTGATTCGACCGGGAGGGCCGAGCGGATAGCGGGTGTCGATGACGCCGCTCGAGGTCGGCTATTCGTACGTGTTCGCCCAGGTCGTGACGTCGGTTGCACCGAGGTCGCGGATCCCCTGGGCCAGTCTGTTCTTCTTGAACGCCGGACCCGTCGACGAGGCGTAGAGACAGACGGCCTCGCGTCCGCTGGAGGACTCGAGCGCCGAATCGCGAACGAGCGCGTTCGCACCGATGTCGATGTACGGGTGTTGGCTGGCGCGCAGATTACTCTCGTAGACCGTGAGCTCGTTGGCCGTGTTGACGATGGCGTTTCGGTTCACGCCGCTGCGCCCGGGCTGTTCGATGTCGACGTAGTTGAAGCGACAGTTGTTGCGTTCACAGCGAATCCCGTCGCGGAAGCCGCCGGCGTCGCCCGCCGCTCCCGTGATCGTGACGTGTTCGGCGAGGATACGGTCGGTCCGGTCGCTGTCTTGAATCCAGAACGGATAGCCGCCCGCCGTTTCGTGGGCGATCGTCGTGTCGGCGATCGTCGCTTCCCCACAGTCGGGCGAGAGAACGATCCCGTGGTTTACGTCCTCGCCCTGAAGCTCGAGGCGGGTGTTCTCGATACGGGCGCTTTCGCAGGTGTTCATCACCGATATTGCGTGACTCGTCGGCTCCGGTTCGGTGATCGTCACTGCGGCACCGTGGATCGTGATGTTGCGCCCGTTCTCGATCCGGATGCCGCGCTGGGACCGGTCTTCTGGCCGGGTCGAATCGACCTCGACCGTCGGCCACCGGATCTCGCTGCCGTTGCCGCCGACGCGGACGTTCGCGCCG
Proteins encoded in this window:
- a CDS encoding right-handed parallel beta-helix repeat-containing protein; its protein translation is MGLTSTASASSEPYGHYYDEYSTVVDVTDVGADATGNEPITPVLEELRDDDTLLVFPEGRYYMDEQFRFTGFENFGVVGENATLVPANYYDFAGPQYRLFRLGVSYSPGDRIRFEGFDVDQTAPDTGIRTIEAYAAERLEVRDVTIHGQHDSGTWGPGMFNVTDPDGTGLVDQFRAPDGGAWINDTPTAGDRWRGPIGIVANQNEGTLEFRHCWLGAFPDNGLYAANGNGKIIVHGGLYRNSNGANVRVGGNGSEIRWPTVEVDSTRPEDRSQRGIRIENGRNITIHGAAVTITEPEPTSHAISVMNTCESARIENTRLELQGEDVNHGIVLSPDCGEATIADTTIAHETAGGYPFWIQDSDRTDRILAEHVTITGAAGDAGGFRDGIRCERNNCRFNYVDIEQPGRSGVNRNAIVNTANELTVYESNLRASQHPYIDIGANALVRDSALESSSGREAVCLYASSTGPAFKKNRLAQGIRDLGATDVTTWANTYE
- a CDS encoding flippase, which encodes MNRSIASGVVSVVSAKLIVLVVTALSTPLLYRFLGASAFGEYAFLLSIFAIYMIFVSSGITDGVRKFLAEDRAAANWSEHVVGFYFRLAVLLSVLGALLLVLATWVGLVGRAFGAELSGYFYVLAALVVTAQFRDYARKTLMGFGLERYSEPLKIVDKVGFVAVAIPLTYAGVGVLGALAGHLVASTLVAVIGLALVHRRIPLSCTLRRPPTRFPRTQLLTFNSMSIVLVFLLMSLYHIDIVMLHRFRADAAVGNYRAALTLAEFLWFVPMAIQTVFVHSTSELWSQNRFGEISELASRTTRYTFLLTAVMAVGLAALADVAVPIYFGPEAEPAITPLLLLLPGALGFSLARPILAISQGEGTLRYPVAATGVAAVINLGLNLVLIPRYGMSGAAVATSVGYGSMFVCHCWSARRVGFDPLSDARLGRAVLTTVLAAVPIVALSAAIANPWLALAVVPPVGFAIFVAFALLVGALEPAEPFEVLSAFPDPIGAKADAVYGWLVGGDHGSSSRNWLQSILFVAGLSLLLSGLAFGLLNPGLQTVTP